CACGCGACACGGAACGCACTTGCCGCACGACTCGGTCATGCAGAATTCCATGAAATAGCGGGCCACGTCCACCATCGAGGTGGCGTCGTTGATGACGACCATGCCGCCCGAGCCCATGATCGAGCCCAGCGCCGCCAACGATTCATATTCCACGGGAGCATCGAGATGCTCGGCGGGAATGCAGCCGCCCGATGGGCCGCCCGTCTGCACCGCCTTGAACTCGCGGCCGCCGGGAATACCGCCGCCGATATCATAAACGATTTCGCGCAGCGTCATTCCCATCGGTACTTCGATCAGACCCGAATGCCGGATGTGTCCGGCCAGCGCGAAAACTTTGGTGCCCTTGCTTCTCTCCGTGCCGATGGCGGCGAACCAGTCGCCCCCGTTGCGAACGATGGTCGGAACGTTGGCGAACGTCTCGACGTTGTTGATGAGCGTCGAATGTCCCCACAGTCCGCTCTCGGCGGGATAGGGCGGACGGGGACGGGGAGTGCCGCGCTTGCCCTCGATGGAGGCAATGAGTGCGGTCTCTTCCCCGCAGACGAACGCTCCCGCGCCTACTCGGATCTCGACGTGGAAATCGAACGTCGTGCCCATGATCTGGTGGCCCAGAAACGTGGTGGCTTCCGCCTGCTTGATGGCTTTTCGCAGTCTCTGAATGGAGAGCGGAAACTCCGCGCGAACGTAAATGTAACCTTTATTCGCGCCCACCGCATAGGCGGCGATGGCCATGCCTTCGAGCACGCGGTGAGGATCGCTGGTCAGAACGCTGCGATCCATGAACGCGCCCGGATCGCCCTCGTCGGCGTTGCAGACGACGTACTTCTGTTGACGGCCCGCCTTGGCCACCGTCGTCCATTTCAGACCGGCGGGATAGCCGGCTCCGCCGCGTCCGCGCAGGCCGCTCTTGGCCATTTCCTCGATCACCTCGGCCGGTGTCATGAACGACAGCACCTTGAACAGCGCG
The genomic region above belongs to bacterium and contains:
- a CDS encoding SLBB domain-containing protein encodes the protein MILEDLTEVRERVQEQLAQRKHRIHVCVAAGCLSAGSDEVLQALRDSVKKRGMEEQCLVKSVGCIGPCFGGPAVAVETDRVLYCGVKREDSDEIIEHLGGEPVQRLAFPLDDPFFERQQKVVLENCGSINPEDIDDYIAAKGYHALFKVLSFMTPAEVIEEMAKSGLRGRGGAGYPAGLKWTTVAKAGRQQKYVVCNADEGDPGAFMDRSVLTSDPHRVLEGMAIAAYAVGANKGYIYVRAEFPLSIQRLRKAIKQAEATTFLGHQIMGTTFDFHVEIRVGAGAFVCGEETALIASIEGKRGTPRPRPPYPAESGLWGHSTLINNVETFANVPTIVRNGGDWFAAIGTERSKGTKVFALAGHIRHSGLIEVPMGMTLREIVYDIGGGIPGGREFKAVQTGGPSGGCIPAEHLDAPVEYESLAALGSIMGSGGMVVINDATSMVDVARYFMEFCMTESCGKCVPCRVGTAQMHDLLAKILRGEANGDDIKLLEELGDLLRNASLCGLGQSAPNPVFSTLRFFRHEYDAHLNGAAKEIRGRDAK